One genomic segment of Fundulus heteroclitus isolate FHET01 chromosome 10, MU-UCD_Fhet_4.1, whole genome shotgun sequence includes these proteins:
- the LOC105930844 gene encoding LOW QUALITY PROTEIN: bone morphogenetic protein 2 (The sequence of the model RefSeq protein was modified relative to this genomic sequence to represent the inferred CDS: deleted 1 base in 1 codon), translated as MPAGALRLCLLLAALHLRSVPGAALDEAPFELKDLPRAPAFSPHRKAPQFMLDLFSFVSMADEARKSQKEVLEGNTVRSFQDKGPTGERIHFFNLSSLGREEKMIKAEFRWFRKKQKFYLGMSHFYKVDVYEVLDSRVKPPRGNLITSRLVPLYTQGWEVFNVTQTVSKWMQNSQENNGILVVTTFPSGDWIKSASKHPEWTDTSAYLVIFSDDGRPEANQSHQGKLIWSGICVCSQNLRPFCLNNDIPFPTGQPAAAAADPEPQRRLSRRRRASSDFPHRGRPQSCRRVPLFVDFEEIGWSGWVISPRGYNAYRCKGSCPFPLGVGLRATNHATVRSIMHALKLPGEDVGAPCCVPDRLQSISLLYFDEEENVVLKQFDDMVALSCGCH; from the exons TCCGTTCCCGGCGCGGCTTTGGATGAAGCGCCCTTCGAGTTGAAGGATTTACCCCGAGCTCCGGCATTTTCTCCGCACAGGAAGGCGCCACAGTTTATGTTGGATTTGTTCAGTTTCGTGTCCATGGCCGACGAGGCGCGCAAAAGCCAGAAGGAGGTACTGGAAGGGAACACGGTGCGCAGTTTTCAGGATAAAG GACCCACTGGGGAGAGAATCCACTTTTTCAACTTGTCTTCCCTGGGCAGAGAGGAGAAAATGATCAAAGCTGAATTCCGCTGGTTCCGGAAGAAACAGAAATTCTACCTGGGGATGTCTCATTTTTACAAG GTGGATGTGTATGAGGTGCTGGACAGCCGAGTAAAGCCACCGAGAGGAAACCTCATCACCTCCAGGCTGGTGCCCCTGTATACGCAGGGATGGGAAGTGTTCAATGTCACTCAGACG GTATCTAAATGGATGCAGAATAGTCAGGAGAACAACGGCATCCTGGTGGTGACAACATTTCCCTCTGGCGACTGGATAAAGTCTGCATCCAAACATCCTGAGTGGACCGATACCAGCGCCTACCTGGTCATATTCTCAGATGATGGGAGGCCTGAAGCAAACCAGTCCCACCAGGGTAAGCTGATATGGAGTGGTATATGTGTGTGC AGCCAAAACCTGAGAcctttctgtttaaataatgatatCCCTTTTCCTACAGGacaacctgcagcagcagcagcagaccccGAGCCTCAGCGCCGTCTCAGCAGGAGAAGACGAGCGTCTTCAGATTTCCCTCACCGCGGTCGCCCGCAGTCCTGTCGGCGGGTCCCCCTCTTCGTCGACTTTGAGGAGATTGGCTGGTCGGGCTGGGTCATCTCCCCCCGCGGCTACAACGCCTACCGCTGCAAAGGCTCCTGCCCGTTCCCGCTGGGCGTGGGCCTCAGGGCCACCAACCACGCCACGGTGCGCTCCATCATGCATGCGCTCAAGCTTCCCGGGGAAGACGTGGGAGCCCCCTGCTGCGTGCCCGACAGACTGCAGTCCATCAGCTTGCTGTACTTTGACGAGGAGGAGAATGTGGTGCTGAAGCAGTTTGACGacatggtagcactgagctgcGGCTGTCACTGA